A genomic region of Arachis hypogaea cultivar Tifrunner chromosome 5, arahy.Tifrunner.gnm2.J5K5, whole genome shotgun sequence contains the following coding sequences:
- the LOC112803589 gene encoding zinc finger BED domain-containing protein RICESLEEPER 2-like: MAIGTLLDPRYKMYLLNFFFRKIYGETEACVVIGQVKRVVQDLVLEYATKGRERDQAAQLDMPPPPSIPSSSKGRKFSHEDWQADFAAHVSEESAFIDTKSELDYYLEERPVPQTEHYFYILNWWKSNEAKFPTLQAIARDFLAIPISTVASESSFSTGGRFVTPHRSRLRPDTLEALMCNQDWLWNELGTTTNIGIECYIIHNIEGDVDDSSKSESTITIIMG, from the exons ATGGCTATTGGGACTCTTTTGGATCCTAGGTACAAGATGTAtttattgaatttcttttttcGTAAAATATATGGTGAGACAGAAGCATGTGTTGTAATTGGTCAAGTGAAAAGGGTAGTGCAAGATTTAGTTTTAGAATATGCAacaaagggaagagagagagaccaAGCTGCTCAATTAGATATGCCACCACCACCATCAATTCCTTCAAGTTCAAAGGGGAGGAAGTTCAGTCATGAAGATTGGCAAGCTGATTTTGCTGCACATGTAAGTGAGGAATCCGCATTTATTGATACAAAGAGCGAGTTGGATTATTATCTTGAAGAGAGACCAGTACCACAAACTGAACAttatttttatatcttaaatTGGTGGAAGTCAAATGAAGCGAAGTTTCCTACTTTGCAAGCTATTGCTAGAGATTTTTTGGCGATTCCTATCTCTACCGTTGCCTCTGAATCTTCATTTAGTACGGGTGGTCGATTTGTTACGCCACATCGTAGTAGGTTGCGTCCGGACACATTAGAGGCTCTAATGTGTAATCAAGATTGGCTTTGGAATGAACTTGGCACTACAACTAACATAGGAATTGAGTGCTACATAATTCATAACATTGAAGGAGATGTTGAC GATTCAAGTAAGTCAGAATCTACCATCACTATCATTATGGGATGA